CACGTTGACCAGCTTCGCGAGCTGGGTCTCGACCTGGCGGATGCCGGGTTCGGACTCCTCGATCACGACCGTCACCCGCGAGGTCTCGGGGTTCGTGGTGGTGCCCACAGTCAGTGATTCGATGTTGAACTGCCGGCGCGAGACCAGCCCCGAGATCTTCGCCAGCACGCCGGGTTCGTTCTTCACCAGCGCCGAGAGGACCGTACGGCGCGTGTCGGGTTCGGCCTCGGTCTCGGGGTCGATCCGGATCCCCTGACCGTTGCGCCGACCCGTGGGATGGGGGCGCTCCTCGGGCGCGGGTCCCTGCAGACCCTCCCTCATAGCTGCTCCTCCGCCAGAACGAACTGGCCGTTCGCCCCGCCGCTCGGGACCATCGGGTAGACGTTCTCGTCGGGGTCGATCTGGGCGTCGACGATCGAAGGTCCGTCGTAGGCGAGCGCCTCCTCGATGGTCTCCTCGACCTCGTCGTAGCCCTCCATCCGGAAGCCGCGCGCGCCGAACGCCTCGGCGAGCGTGGCGAAGTCGGGCATCCAGGGGTACTCCGAGGCCATCCGTCGGCCCTCGAAGAAGCCGTCCTGCCACTGGCGCACCATCCCGATGCCCTCGTTGTTGAGCACGAAGACGGTGATGTCGAGGTTCTCGCGCACCGCGACCGCGAGCTCCTGGAGCGTCATCAGGAAGGAGCCGTCGCCGTCGAAACAGACCACCGACTGGTCGTCGTCGACGGCTTCGCCGTCTGCTCGTTGCTTCTTCGAAGCAACGGCGTCGGCGGCGACCCGCGCGCCGATCGCGGCGGGCAGCCCGTAGCCCATCGTCCCGAGACCGTGTGAGGAGACCCACGTCCGCGGCTGGGTGTAGGTCCAGTACTGGCAGGCCCACATCTGGTGCTGGCCGACGCCGGTGGTCACGACGGTGTCGTCGGCCGTCGCTTCGTCCACCGCCTCGACCACGAACTGGGGCTTCAGCGGGGCGTCGTCCGGCGCGACGTAGTCCATCGGGTAGTCCTCTTTCCACCCTCGGCACTGCTCGCGCCACTCCGCGAACCGTTCGCCGGTGGCCGCCATGTCCGCCGCCCGCTCCTCGGCGAGCGCCTCGCCAACCTGTTCGATGACGGTGCCGGCGTCGCCCAGCAGGGGGTGGTCGGCGTGGATGTTCTTCGAGATCTCGGCGGCGTCGATGTCGGCGTGGATGACCTGTGCTTCGGGCGCGAAGGTCTCGACGCCACCCGTGAGGCGGTCGTCGAAGCGCGTCCCGACCGCGAACAGCACGTCACAGTGGGTGATCGCCATGTTAGC
This sequence is a window from Halococcus hamelinensis 100A6. Protein-coding genes within it:
- the ilvB gene encoding biosynthetic-type acetolactate synthase large subunit, with amino-acid sequence MSEGQPPQRAADEAEPEPAAADRTDEESRSPVTTGAESVVRALERAGVEQLFGVQGGAIMPVYDALYDADLRHVTMAHEQGAAHAADAFGIVSGEPGVCLATSGPGATNLVTGIADASMDSDPMIALTGQVPSEMVGSDAFQETDTTGVTAPVTKENYFADSADSIGDTVGEAFALAGAGRQGPTLVDLPKDITTGPTETEPDEGRTPDTYNPPEAADESAVEEAAGVLARADKPVILAGGGVIKGEASAELYEFATEYGIPVVTTMPAIGAFPEDHDLALEMAGMHGTGYANMAITHCDVLFAVGTRFDDRLTGGVETFAPEAQVIHADIDAAEISKNIHADHPLLGDAGTVIEQVGEALAEERAADMAATGERFAEWREQCRGWKEDYPMDYVAPDDAPLKPQFVVEAVDEATADDTVVTTGVGQHQMWACQYWTYTQPRTWVSSHGLGTMGYGLPAAIGARVAADAVASKKQRADGEAVDDDQSVVCFDGDGSFLMTLQELAVAVRENLDITVFVLNNEGIGMVRQWQDGFFEGRRMASEYPWMPDFATLAEAFGARGFRMEGYDEVEETIEEALAYDGPSIVDAQIDPDENVYPMVPSGGANGQFVLAEEQL